In the Rhododendron vialii isolate Sample 1 chromosome 2a, ASM3025357v1 genome, TCCGGTTTTTCATGCGCATTAGagacaaaaccaaaacacaaaCAACGAAAATTGGATGTGAAAATGTGACATTCCTCAATCAATTTTCTTGGAACTGCAAATTCCTCAatcattttgaagaaaattagCCTGCCAGAGCACGGCACTTGCCGCAACTCTAATATTGACTTCAAATTTGAAGATCTCACATTTATATGACAGCTTATGTGGTAATTTGACATCTCTAAAGTCGGCATCacacagtttttttattgaattcaaCACTGCAATGGTTGTTTTTGACAGTATCAATCAAATTTGAAAGCCATTTCCTCCCGTCAAATTGTTTGAAAGTCAAGATTGGAGATATCTGCGGCGCCAATTCTCTTACCTTTGGAAGCTCTTCAGAAGATTCGACTCCACATTGATTATGCTCTAGtactaaaacaagaaaagaattcCAGAAGAAAAAAGGATTTATACTTGAACTCTTCTACTGTAACTAAAACCTCAATTATGTCTCCATGTATGGAGTTTCTCTTTGTACGGTTCACATGCCTTCAATCTGTTGTGTGTGCCCCTCTAAATTCAACAACATATACATAGAGAAACTTGGATTGCTCAATTCATTCAAACTTATTAACCAACAAATAAACATATCTCAGAAGAAACGAAAATGGAAtggaaaaaaaaccaatttagCTGTCTAAAACAATCCAAGTTATGGCGAAGattaaagaagagagagagagagagagagagagagagagagagagagagagagagagagagagagagagagagacaacacCAGCTTTCTCCCCTAACCAGCAATTATCCCTCTTTATTCTGAATCTTTTATGTATTCCGTGGTCCAGTTACCATCCTTGCCCTTTTTCAATCTCCGCGAGTAATCACAGCGAAACACATATGACGCTTCCCCTTtctgctcttcttcttcccaaTCATATTCGGTAGGGATAATCAAACTTTCCTTATGCATAATTAATGCATAACAATTGGGATCCTCTGGAATTGAAATCCTCCTATGGGAATTGTCATTCGGATTGAATGCCCATATTTGCCAACCTTGTTCCTTCCATGCCCAAACTCGAGTCAGGATTTCGCCATTCTTTGTATAACCTAATAGCTCGAACGACTCATTATAAGGACCAGTGGTCAAAGAATTTGAAACCACAACCATAATAGTCCAAGATTCTTGCACACCGTAATCTTTCATTACTAATAGCTCAACATTGTTTTCACTATTGCCTGAACGAAACATACAAAGGCATCCATCCAAAGTTCCTAATCCGCAAATGATATCTCCGTCTTCACCTCTAGGATATGGCATCGGTACCTCCTCGAATTCATCCATTCGTGCATCGAAGTAAATAATTTGGTAAGGCGAAAGGAAATAATTACCTGAATCATTGATCTTACAGGCATACCAATGAAGATTTTCATTGACTATAGGCCCCGATTCCACTGTAGGTACCCTATACGGGAAGTGAATTACTGCCCAACTTTTACTTTTGAGACTACCAACCACTACAAATTCACCCCCGTAACTTGGAGTCTGGTGAGCAAAGGCAATAACAGGCTTGTACTCACCACTGGTGGAGTCATAGCAAAGCCCAGAACGAACTCGGTAGCCCGCGTCACACAATCGGTCAAATGCTAGCactttcttgaagaacttagtcAGTGGATTCCACAAGTACAAATCCTCGTCGGTATGCATAAGCAACAACCCGTTGCACGATCCCATGACGTACCCATGCATGTTGTCAGGAACACGAACGCTTTTCATGTGAATGTGAAGTACTTCCTGTTGGTGTTGGTCAATGGAGTGAGGTGAAAAGGAATATGCTCCCGAGTCGGACAGGATGAGAACCGTTGGTGAGCCGGTTTTTGCGACGGATATGTCGGATATCAAAGAATGCCATTGCTTGGAAACGCTTGTGAATCGAGTAAGAGAATCGAGGGGTAACCTTGATAGTATTTCGACAATGATTTCTTCTGGAACAATAATATTAGGAAAACTTGATTCTGCTTTTGATGTACAGTTGTTcttttccttccttcttctccttcgtcgtgacctttttttcttccttcccaTTCTCCCTTGGAAGTTGTTTATGGGGGCTGGCTAGGGTTTTTTCTTCTCTGTTATTTAACGAGGAGGAAGGTGGGCTTTCGTGCCTTGCTAACTTTTGGGCTAGAAGGTTATATATACCCTAACTAttgctagggttttttttttttggaaaatgactttcaatgacgtgtttttttttcttttaaatggctttcaatgacgtgtttgataattaatattcgccaatgacatttttagcattaaaaaatgttctcagtatgttcttggcaggtattaattatcaaaatacgtcctatgtcgtcattttccctctttttttttga is a window encoding:
- the LOC131317182 gene encoding F-box/kelch-repeat protein At3g23880-like; translation: MWEPAQLTRPKSLATKEWHHDRGPKGPAPEVKHPRWLLNPLDGEEIIVEILSRLPLDSLTRFTSVSKQWHSLISDISVAKTGSPTVLILSDSGAYSFSPHSIDQHQQEVLHIHMKSVRVPDNMHGYVMGSCNGLLLMHTDEDLYLWNPLTKFFKKVLAFDRLCDAGYRVRSGLCYDSTSGEYKPVIAFAHQTPSYGGEFVVVGSLKSKSWAVIHFPYRVPTVESGPIVNENLHWYACKINDSGNSENNVELLVMKDYGVQESWTIMVVVSNSLTTGPYNESFELLGYTKNGEILTRVWAWKEQGWQIWAFNPNDNSHRRISIPEDPNCYALIMHKESLIIPTEYDWEEEEQKGEASYVFRCDYSRRLKKGKDGNWTTEYIKDSE